In a single window of the Bacillus clarus genome:
- a CDS encoding HBL/NHE enterotoxin family protein, translated as MKKTLITGLLVTAVSTSCFIPVSAYSEGGQSDLKPTYVQNVIAPNTLSNSIRMLGSQSPLVQAYGLVILQQPDIKVNAMSSLTNHQKFAKTNVREWIDEYNPKLIDLNQEMMRYSTRFNSYYSKLYELAGKVNEDAQAKADFTSAYGKLQGQVQTIQDNMEQTLLELNRFKVGLDKDSQSLSQKADEAMQSLQGSNGDIVQLRTDIKRIQEEIQKELTNILNRPQEIIKGSINIGKQVFTITNQTAQTKTIDFVSIGTLSDEIVKAADSQTREAALRIQQKQKELIPLIQKLSQTEMQATEITFVEDQVNSFTELINRQITTLEYLLNDWKVFNNNMIQIQTNLETGMYTDSNLLQKHFNQLKKTSDEINKQTNQFEDYVTNVEVH; from the coding sequence GTGAAAAAAACTTTAATTACAGGGTTATTGGTTACAGCGGTATCTACGAGTTGCTTCATTCCTGTAAGCGCTTACTCGGAAGGGGGGCAATCTGATTTGAAGCCAACATACGTACAAAATGTAATTGCCCCAAATACATTGTCGAACTCAATTAGAATGTTAGGATCGCAGTCTCCACTCGTACAAGCTTATGGGTTGGTTATATTGCAACAACCAGACATTAAGGTGAACGCGATGAGTAGTTTGACGAATCATCAAAAATTTGCAAAGACAAATGTTCGAGAATGGATTGATGAATATAATCCGAAGTTAATTGATTTAAATCAAGAGATGATGCGATATAGTACGAGATTTAATAGCTATTATAGTAAGCTATATGAACTAGCTGGCAAAGTGAACGAAGATGCGCAAGCAAAAGCAGATTTTACAAGTGCTTATGGAAAACTTCAAGGGCAAGTACAAACGATTCAAGATAATATGGAACAAACATTGCTGGAGTTAAATCGTTTTAAGGTTGGATTAGATAAAGATAGTCAAAGTTTATCTCAAAAGGCTGATGAGGCAATGCAATCATTACAAGGATCAAATGGAGATATTGTTCAATTAAGAACGGATATTAAAAGAATTCAAGAAGAAATTCAAAAGGAACTTACAAATATTTTAAATAGACCGCAAGAAATTATTAAAGGCTCTATTAATATCGGTAAGCAAGTATTTACAATAACGAACCAAACAGCTCAAACGAAAACAATAGACTTTGTTTCTATCGGTACTTTAAGCGATGAAATTGTAAAAGCCGCTGATAGTCAAACGAGAGAAGCTGCCCTTCGAATTCAACAAAAACAAAAAGAGTTAATTCCGCTTATTCAAAAGCTATCGCAAACTGAAATGCAAGCAACTGAAATTACGTTTGTTGAAGATCAAGTGAATAGCTTTACAGAACTAATTAATCGACAAATTACAACTTTAGAGTACTTACTAAATGATTGGAAAGTATTCAATAATAATATGATTCAAATTCAAACAAATCTTGAAACGGGAATGTATACAGATAGTAATTTACTTCAAAAGCATTTCAATCAGCTGAAAAAAACAAGCGATGAAATCAATAAACAAACAAATCAATTTGAAGATTACGTAACAAATGTAGAAGTACATTAA